In Deferribacteraceae bacterium V6Fe1, one genomic interval encodes:
- a CDS encoding heme exporter protein CcmB, translating into MKKYFKTIYHIFEKDILLELKSIEVINSMLIFSLLTVIVFSFIFEPGAEYKIDLVGGILWMAIVFAGILGLNKSMMSEVNGGNLNALLLAPVDKSAIFFGKVLSNFIFLIFMEIVTIPVFTIFYNVNIFKHTLLSIPVFILGTYGFSVLGTLFSIISVKSRTREVMLPILLLPLMIPIILAAIQSINIFIKGDTISDADRWIRLIAAFDLIFTFVVYAIFDYIVEE; encoded by the coding sequence GTGAAAAAATATTTCAAGACAATTTACCATATATTTGAGAAAGACATCCTTCTTGAGCTGAAATCCATAGAGGTTATAAACTCGATGCTTATATTCTCACTGCTCACTGTAATAGTATTTAGCTTTATATTTGAACCCGGTGCTGAATATAAAATAGACCTCGTTGGAGGAATATTGTGGATGGCGATAGTATTTGCAGGTATTTTAGGACTCAATAAATCTATGATGAGTGAAGTTAATGGCGGCAATCTCAACGCACTCCTTTTGGCTCCGGTTGACAAAAGTGCAATTTTCTTTGGTAAGGTATTGTCAAATTTTATATTCCTGATATTTATGGAAATAGTAACCATCCCCGTCTTTACAATTTTTTATAATGTAAACATATTTAAACATACACTCCTTTCAATCCCTGTATTTATTTTAGGGACTTACGGTTTTTCTGTACTTGGTACACTTTTTTCCATAATATCCGTCAAATCCCGCACAAGAGAGGTTATGCTTCCGATACTCTTGCTCCCTTTGATGATCCCTATTATACTCGCTGCAATACAGTCTATAAATATTTTTATTAAAGGGGATACGATTTCTGATGCTGACAGATGGATTAGATTAATCGCAGCATTTGACTTGATATTTACATTTGTTGTATATGCTATATTTGACTACATAGTTGAGGAGTGA
- a CDS encoding ABC transporter ATP-binding protein: MEFSHSSENKTNFIKLDNVKKSYGHIDALKGVSFSLEKGDFLSIFGPNGAGKSTLLKILSAQTRPTKGKVYFSGIDLTKQPDEFRKTFGVISHLPFLYENLSAFDNLKFYAKIYGVDNIEVKVEEILKKVELLNRKNDYVRGYSRGMLQRLSIARALIHDPEIILLDEPYTGLDQHASYLLTNILREQFKNNKTIIMVTHNLSRGYDLGSKIAIMKKGEIALFEKKDNLPENEFEDIYISTLEN; the protein is encoded by the coding sequence ATGGAATTTTCCCATTCAAGCGAAAATAAAACTAATTTTATAAAGCTTGACAACGTAAAAAAAAGTTATGGGCATATAGATGCACTCAAAGGGGTCTCCTTTTCTTTAGAAAAAGGGGACTTTCTTTCTATATTTGGGCCAAACGGTGCAGGTAAATCCACCCTATTGAAAATTCTCTCTGCACAAACAAGGCCAACTAAGGGTAAAGTCTATTTTAGTGGAATAGATTTGACTAAACAACCTGATGAGTTTAGAAAAACTTTTGGGGTAATATCTCACCTCCCTTTTCTTTACGAAAATCTTTCTGCTTTTGATAATCTAAAGTTTTATGCAAAAATCTATGGCGTAGACAATATAGAAGTAAAAGTAGAGGAAATTTTAAAAAAAGTTGAACTGTTAAATAGAAAAAATGATTATGTAAGAGGATACTCAAGAGGTATGCTACAAAGGCTATCTATTGCCCGAGCGCTTATCCACGACCCTGAAATTATTCTCCTTGATGAGCCTTATACAGGATTAGACCAGCACGCATCTTATCTTTTAACCAACATTCTCAGAGAGCAATTTAAAAATAACAAAACTATCATTATGGTTACCCACAATTTAAGCAGGGGCTACGACCTTGGCTCAAAAATTGCCATCATGAAAAAGGGAGAAATCGCTTTATTTGAAAAAAAAGATAACTTACCTGAAAATGAATTTGAAGATATATACATTTCAACTCTGGAGAATTGA